From a single Lentisphaera profundi genomic region:
- a CDS encoding discoidin domain-containing protein, with product MEVIISICINGEFSMKLFHLILVLVFSLPLYSENLSVIANSDMRKGEQIDVPQLMDGDLETSWSETFNKKMQIFIVLSQAETINSLGIIWGDEFAEEIELELKTRGGWKGPEKIKGKQNAKASYFDMDKKRSSKYIRITLKTDKGPKLITIKELKINGETSILSAVKSDVPNKTVETEIEEPKPAQAIKPKDESKNELDSDKEQDSPEQPIQIEKVRKKVFI from the coding sequence ATGGAAGTGATCATCTCAATATGTATAAATGGAGAGTTCTCAATGAAATTATTTCACCTTATCTTAGTCTTGGTATTTTCGCTTCCATTGTACTCAGAAAATTTATCAGTCATAGCCAACTCCGACATGAGAAAGGGTGAGCAAATTGATGTGCCTCAGCTAATGGATGGGGACTTAGAGACTAGCTGGAGTGAAACGTTTAACAAAAAAATGCAAATCTTTATAGTCCTTTCTCAAGCTGAAACGATAAACTCCTTAGGAATCATTTGGGGGGATGAATTTGCGGAAGAAATAGAATTAGAACTTAAAACGCGAGGGGGCTGGAAGGGGCCTGAGAAAATTAAAGGAAAACAAAATGCTAAAGCAAGTTATTTTGATATGGATAAAAAAAGGTCCTCAAAATACATCCGTATTACATTGAAGACTGATAAAGGCCCAAAGTTAATCACCATTAAAGAGCTGAAAATTAACGGAGAAACTTCTATATTGAGCGCAGTAAAAAGTGATGTACCAAACAAGACTGTAGAAACAGAAATTGAAGAGCCAAAACCAGCTCAAGCAATCAAGCCTAAAGATGAATCAAAAAATGAACTTGATTCAGATAAAGAGCAAGATTCTCCAGAGCAACCCATCCAAATAGAAAAAGTCAGAAAAAAAGTTTTTATTTAG
- a CDS encoding DUF1552 domain-containing protein, with the protein MIIKNAITRRSFIRSASALLALPYLETFGDEKNSQIKKKMLFLGQGYGFVNKSFYPTEAGKFSKIGLSEGLQNLKEHQNDVTLLGNLVNKGVGNPHCGSLTLLTGAAYSSPRGIKNTVSCDQVAAQYLCKDTRYTSYILSTKDGGAGHGGGLSLSWDQNGKPLSGHTDSFKAYSALFASNEDTKSIMNRIEKKRSILDDLKLNVKSITKNISLNDKDKLDEYFQAIRQIELKLKKEVEWSSVAKPKPTFKYPGKAMNGETEIKLMFDLMVLALQTEQTRVSSYMMPSSILLKSMGIKLNTHSLSHYTASEERTEVAKTRDAKYMQLYSYMISKLKSTRDRQGQSIYDSSTLCFGTNLRSKHTMTGMPMFLTGGGIKNLRRGESLFLPKDTALQNVWLTLLQENGIPIKNFSTSTGSLPELLS; encoded by the coding sequence ATGATAATAAAAAATGCCATTACACGACGCTCCTTTATCAGATCCGCTTCTGCTCTGCTAGCCCTTCCCTACTTAGAGACTTTTGGAGATGAGAAAAATTCGCAAATCAAGAAAAAAATGTTATTCCTCGGTCAAGGTTATGGCTTTGTTAATAAATCCTTTTACCCAACTGAAGCGGGCAAGTTCTCTAAAATCGGTTTAAGCGAAGGTCTCCAAAATTTAAAAGAACATCAGAATGATGTGACACTCTTGGGAAATCTAGTTAACAAGGGTGTGGGCAACCCTCACTGCGGTAGTTTAACTCTGCTCACTGGCGCTGCATATTCAAGTCCAAGGGGTATCAAGAATACCGTTTCATGTGACCAAGTGGCTGCACAATACCTTTGTAAAGATACCCGTTACACATCTTATATCTTGTCCACTAAAGATGGTGGAGCAGGACATGGCGGAGGCCTCTCACTCTCTTGGGATCAGAACGGTAAACCCTTGAGTGGTCATACTGATTCCTTCAAAGCTTATTCAGCCCTCTTTGCTAGTAACGAAGATACGAAAAGTATTATGAACCGCATTGAGAAAAAACGTAGTATACTGGACGACTTGAAACTCAATGTGAAGTCCATTACAAAAAATATTTCTCTTAATGATAAAGATAAATTGGATGAGTATTTTCAAGCTATTCGCCAAATCGAACTCAAGCTAAAAAAAGAAGTCGAGTGGTCCTCTGTTGCTAAACCAAAGCCTACATTCAAGTACCCTGGCAAGGCCATGAATGGTGAAACAGAGATAAAGCTCATGTTTGACCTCATGGTTTTAGCTTTGCAAACCGAGCAGACTCGTGTCAGTTCCTACATGATGCCTTCAAGTATTTTGCTTAAAAGCATGGGGATTAAACTCAATACGCATAGCTTATCTCATTACACGGCTTCCGAAGAAAGAACTGAAGTGGCCAAAACTCGTGACGCTAAGTACATGCAACTCTATAGTTACATGATTTCTAAGTTGAAATCGACTCGAGATCGTCAAGGCCAGAGCATTTACGATTCAAGCACGCTTTGCTTTGGCACAAACCTTCGTTCCAAGCATACTATGACTGGCATGCCCATGTTTCTTACGGGTGGAGGCATCAAGAACTTGCGGCGCGGTGAAAGCCTCTTTCTTCCAAAAGATACGGCCTTACAAAATGTTTGGTTAACCCTGCTTCAGGAAAATGGCATCCCCATTAAAAATTTCAGTACGAGTACGGGTAGCTTACCCGAACTCCTAAGTTAA
- a CDS encoding protein kinase domain-containing protein encodes MSTSLASLRKNKQTTTFVFKRSDLDSALSPLEQISLTVDAKHVNASDNYSFIAEETIDNLDRTKIAGISQNNYTTDITCSQCHTTSTFTSTNLFEKVACPSCQLKFRIPIETELFLYDKHIFESPFINIFRAHHKQSEFYGDVVVYEKIPPAPNKTSNVEEIFKHYNKLDIENYIRPLTFDKDENAYYITRKNAPYRMNLYLEEFGALPDHQAAHVLYNVTKTLAKLATYSCYGAVLPSDIMLELDGSVKICDYGFREALHSINQAYNYLPLPQSAPETIFSKVHNEASTVYSLGILALAFIGGQQVFSENDPHKVIQERQDYFDNFSTEKFPSFLQSMLDRNPKYRPKLKECREFFFHLDSQNISH; translated from the coding sequence ATGAGTACATCGCTAGCTAGTTTGAGGAAAAATAAACAAACCACTACCTTCGTTTTTAAAAGAAGTGACTTGGATTCGGCACTCTCTCCTTTGGAGCAGATCAGCTTAACTGTGGATGCTAAACACGTCAATGCCAGTGATAATTATTCATTTATTGCCGAAGAAACGATCGATAATCTCGACCGTACAAAAATTGCAGGGATATCGCAAAATAACTACACTACCGATATTACATGCTCTCAATGCCACACAACATCTACCTTCACGAGTACTAATTTATTCGAAAAAGTCGCATGTCCTTCCTGCCAGCTCAAATTTAGAATTCCCATAGAAACAGAACTTTTTCTTTACGATAAGCATATTTTTGAGAGCCCCTTTATTAATATTTTTAGAGCTCATCATAAACAAAGTGAATTTTATGGTGATGTCGTCGTTTATGAAAAAATCCCACCTGCACCCAACAAAACTTCTAATGTAGAAGAAATTTTCAAGCATTACAATAAACTAGATATAGAAAACTATATAAGACCTCTAACTTTCGACAAAGATGAAAATGCCTATTACATCACTCGAAAAAATGCACCTTATAGAATGAATCTTTATCTCGAAGAATTTGGGGCACTTCCGGATCATCAAGCTGCTCACGTCCTTTATAACGTCACAAAAACACTAGCGAAGCTCGCTACATATTCCTGCTACGGTGCTGTGTTACCCTCAGATATTATGCTAGAACTAGATGGCAGTGTGAAGATCTGTGATTATGGCTTTCGTGAAGCCCTTCATTCTATCAATCAAGCCTATAACTATCTCCCCTTGCCGCAATCAGCGCCAGAGACCATTTTTAGTAAAGTTCATAATGAAGCCTCTACCGTTTATTCATTGGGAATTTTAGCACTTGCATTCATTGGTGGACAACAAGTTTTCAGTGAAAACGACCCTCATAAAGTCATTCAGGAACGTCAAGACTATTTTGACAATTTCTCAACAGAGAAATTTCCATCATTCTTACAAAGCATGCTCGATAGAAATCCTAAATATAGACCAAAGCTTAAGGAATGTCGCGAATTTTTCTTTCACTTAGATAGTCAAAATATCTCTCACTAG
- a CDS encoding PA4780 family RIO1-like protein kinase: MKKTPKSLKPLLDDGIIDKVIRPIMSGKEAKVYLVQVNDVYRCAKVYKDVHQRSFQNSSIYREGRKERNSRKARAMAKRSNYGRQEEESSWQNAEVHALNLLADAGVRVPKTYGCFDGVLLMDLVSDAEGNIAPRLSEVEMDADIAIEYHQLLIAELVRMLCAGLVHGDLSEYNILVDAHGPVIIDLPQAVDAAANNNAKMIFERDVNNLRLFFGRHAPEILTSQYGPEIWEIFENGKLKPGISLSGKFTADEELANVDEVLEEIEVAREEAEAARLYAEQRS; the protein is encoded by the coding sequence TTGAAGAAAACCCCAAAAAGCCTCAAACCTCTTTTGGATGATGGTATTATCGACAAAGTTATTCGCCCTATTATGAGTGGTAAAGAAGCGAAAGTTTATCTCGTTCAGGTCAATGATGTATATCGTTGCGCAAAAGTGTATAAGGATGTGCACCAAAGAAGCTTTCAAAACTCATCTATTTATCGCGAAGGCCGCAAAGAACGCAACTCACGTAAAGCGCGTGCTATGGCCAAGCGCTCCAATTATGGCCGTCAAGAAGAAGAGAGTTCCTGGCAAAATGCCGAAGTTCATGCCTTGAATCTCTTAGCTGATGCTGGCGTACGCGTACCAAAGACTTACGGTTGCTTTGATGGCGTCCTGCTCATGGACCTCGTCAGCGATGCCGAAGGTAATATTGCTCCGCGCTTAAGTGAAGTGGAAATGGATGCTGATATAGCCATAGAGTACCATCAGTTACTTATAGCTGAATTAGTTCGCATGCTCTGTGCAGGTTTAGTCCATGGTGATTTATCGGAATATAATATTCTCGTTGATGCCCACGGTCCTGTCATTATTGATCTCCCTCAAGCAGTAGACGCTGCCGCCAACAATAATGCCAAAATGATTTTCGAGCGCGACGTCAATAATCTACGACTCTTTTTTGGTCGTCATGCACCTGAGATTTTAACAAGTCAATATGGTCCCGAAATTTGGGAAATTTTCGAGAACGGGAAACTCAAACCAGGCATATCTCTGAGTGGTAAATTCACGGCTGACGAAGAACTCGCCAACGTCGATGAAGTTCTTGAAGAAATTGAAGTCGCCAGAGAAGAAGCTGAAGCAGCAAGACTTTACGCTGAACAAAGAAGCTAA
- a CDS encoding sulfatase: MKALLSLLFTLSFALCASERPKPNVILILADDLGWQDVKCYDIDKPSPYETPHIDQLSKDGIMFWQAYSPAPTCAPSRGAILAGKHPVRLKRPHVVGGAPPIPNHEKAWSMIAPWYRGRLPISNIIIPEVLKTNGYYTGHVGKWHIAIDHHAYPQPKDHGFDFTRSDRGATGGSRKDRLSDFATTAKDDPYRLDENNFPFHQNNVDALNFIQDNKAKPFFLYYATWLVHTPIHTRSRPLLEKYCKKIGIDFPTDPKGWTLPGQQNPYYAAMIEMLDYYLGQVITSLKETDDPRWPGHKLIENTYIIFTSDNGGMEGHPGEVITDNYPLDKGKINAQEGGTRVPFIISGPMVPKAVQTNVIANGMDLFPTILSWTKTKKPTDLQFDGSDLSSLITNNPQDPNLIKEANGEVRNSVMHHFPNSASMHSTLRIDGWKIIRNYQPNKAKIELYQLYDDSGKRVDIEESKNLVSQMPEKAAEMNRLLQQRLDEMDADYPYKNPYFKNSLAGKKQVPIVTSQEQNGRQLSLNYENKGNALSKAYLMYTLNGGQQSEEWYRMDAQIQGNKVNATLPEGSTHYIFNLIDDQNFLVSYPRMGQVGDFKRGNYSIKALKVK; this comes from the coding sequence ATGAAAGCATTGCTCAGTCTTTTATTCACACTCTCTTTTGCGCTTTGCGCAAGTGAACGTCCCAAGCCTAATGTGATCCTCATACTCGCTGATGATTTAGGCTGGCAAGATGTAAAGTGCTACGATATCGATAAACCCTCCCCCTATGAAACCCCACATATTGATCAACTTTCAAAAGACGGTATTATGTTTTGGCAGGCCTATTCGCCCGCTCCTACCTGTGCTCCTTCTCGCGGTGCCATTCTTGCAGGGAAACACCCTGTGCGTCTTAAGCGTCCTCATGTCGTTGGTGGCGCTCCCCCCATTCCTAATCATGAAAAAGCTTGGTCGATGATTGCTCCTTGGTATCGCGGCCGTCTTCCTATTTCAAATATTATTATTCCCGAGGTTCTGAAAACGAATGGCTATTACACTGGTCACGTTGGCAAATGGCATATCGCTATTGACCACCACGCCTACCCTCAACCTAAAGACCATGGTTTTGACTTCACTCGAAGTGATCGAGGTGCAACGGGTGGATCACGCAAAGATCGACTCAGTGATTTTGCGACTACAGCAAAAGATGATCCTTATCGTCTCGATGAAAACAATTTCCCCTTCCATCAAAATAATGTAGATGCCCTCAACTTTATTCAAGACAACAAAGCAAAACCCTTCTTTCTTTACTACGCAACTTGGTTAGTCCACACCCCCATTCATACTCGCAGTCGTCCCCTACTCGAGAAGTACTGCAAGAAAATCGGCATAGATTTCCCCACGGATCCTAAAGGCTGGACTCTCCCAGGCCAGCAGAACCCTTATTACGCGGCTATGATTGAGATGCTCGATTACTACCTTGGACAAGTGATTACTTCACTTAAAGAAACTGATGACCCCCGCTGGCCCGGTCATAAACTCATTGAAAATACTTACATCATCTTTACTTCCGATAATGGTGGAATGGAAGGTCACCCCGGTGAAGTCATCACCGATAACTACCCACTCGACAAAGGTAAAATAAACGCTCAAGAAGGCGGCACGCGCGTCCCATTCATTATCAGTGGACCCATGGTCCCTAAAGCGGTGCAAACTAATGTCATAGCTAATGGCATGGATTTATTTCCCACTATCCTTTCATGGACCAAAACAAAGAAACCTACTGATCTACAATTTGATGGCTCCGACCTTTCTAGTCTTATCACAAATAATCCACAAGACCCAAACTTAATCAAAGAAGCTAATGGCGAAGTCCGCAACTCTGTCATGCATCACTTCCCCAATAGTGCCTCCATGCATTCTACCCTGCGTATTGATGGCTGGAAAATCATCCGCAACTATCAACCCAATAAAGCAAAAATTGAACTCTATCAACTCTATGATGATTCAGGAAAACGGGTCGATATTGAAGAAAGCAAAAACCTCGTCAGTCAGATGCCTGAAAAAGCAGCTGAAATGAATCGTCTGCTCCAGCAGCGCCTTGACGAGATGGATGCCGACTACCCCTATAAAAATCCCTATTTCAAGAATTCACTAGCCGGAAAAAAGCAGGTTCCCATTGTGACATCCCAAGAACAAAATGGCCGCCAACTTTCCTTGAATTATGAAAACAAAGGCAACGCTCTTTCAAAAGCTTACTTGATGTATACTCTTAATGGGGGACAACAATCCGAAGAGTGGTACCGCATGGATGCGCAAATCCAAGGAAACAAAGTCAATGCTACTTTACCCGAAGGTTCTACTCACTACATCTTCAATCTCATTGATGATCAAAACTTCCTCGTCTCCTATCCACGCATGGGCCAAGTAGGAGATTTCAAACGAGGTAACTACTCAATAAAAGCGCTTAAAGTTAAGTAG
- a CDS encoding sulfatase, protein MKLLTSLLLLTCTFSWAKDQPTQEQTNFVIIFLDDAGWEDFQPFGQDHYQTPHVKQLAGEGSVFSQFYVPQAICSASRAALLSGSYPGRTKVFGAHGPNGKGLPTKFATIAEQLKKAGYSTAHFGKWHCGDTEATRPLARGFDEHAGLMYSNDMWHLHPMKPEHWGKFPLRFWNNGKIQIEDIQPRDQKKLTKWATEKSVDFIKRHKDKPFFLYTAHSMPHVPLYVSKDFEGISGKGLYGDVVAELDWSVGQITKALKDNGLEDNTMVIFSSDNGPWAGYGDHAGKTPYREAKATSFDGGTRSPLIVKYPKMIQAGTHSKKVFCSIDLMPTILDLGAAPHPENEIDGKNILALLTNQKGAKNPHDYYYFSIGRKLEAIMSADGRWKLHLPHKYRHIEIAGKDGYDAKYSRPKQELALYDLKNDPMESKNVISNSPELTDELRQAAESYKKKFH, encoded by the coding sequence ATGAAATTACTGACCAGTCTTTTACTTCTTACCTGTACCTTTTCTTGGGCAAAGGATCAGCCCACTCAAGAGCAAACGAACTTTGTTATTATTTTTCTCGACGATGCCGGCTGGGAAGATTTCCAGCCTTTTGGACAAGATCACTATCAAACACCCCATGTAAAACAACTTGCCGGAGAAGGTTCGGTCTTTTCTCAATTTTACGTTCCTCAGGCCATTTGCTCAGCTTCACGTGCGGCCCTCTTGAGTGGCTCATACCCTGGAAGAACCAAGGTCTTTGGGGCTCATGGTCCCAATGGAAAAGGTCTCCCCACTAAATTTGCGACCATCGCGGAACAGCTCAAAAAAGCCGGCTATAGCACAGCTCATTTTGGTAAATGGCATTGCGGTGATACCGAAGCGACACGTCCACTGGCTAGAGGCTTTGATGAACACGCTGGCCTGATGTATTCTAATGATATGTGGCACCTGCACCCCATGAAACCCGAGCACTGGGGAAAGTTCCCTTTGCGCTTCTGGAATAATGGAAAGATTCAAATTGAAGATATTCAGCCAAGAGACCAAAAGAAGCTCACTAAATGGGCCACAGAAAAATCTGTGGACTTTATTAAACGCCACAAGGATAAACCCTTTTTCCTCTACACGGCTCACTCCATGCCACACGTACCGCTCTATGTCAGCAAAGATTTCGAGGGCATTTCAGGTAAAGGCCTCTATGGCGATGTTGTCGCCGAACTCGATTGGTCAGTTGGTCAGATTACCAAAGCCTTAAAAGATAATGGTCTTGAAGATAACACCATGGTGATCTTTAGTTCCGATAATGGTCCCTGGGCAGGCTACGGCGATCACGCTGGTAAAACACCCTACCGCGAGGCTAAAGCCACAAGTTTTGACGGGGGCACACGCAGCCCACTCATCGTCAAGTACCCAAAAATGATCCAAGCTGGTACTCATTCAAAAAAAGTTTTTTGTTCCATAGATCTCATGCCGACAATTTTAGATCTCGGCGCTGCGCCCCACCCCGAAAATGAAATCGATGGCAAGAATATTTTAGCTTTATTAACAAATCAAAAAGGCGCAAAAAATCCCCATGATTATTATTACTTTTCTATTGGTAGAAAACTTGAAGCCATTATGAGTGCAGATGGACGTTGGAAACTCCACCTCCCACATAAATACCGTCACATCGAAATTGCGGGTAAAGATGGCTATGATGCTAAGTACTCTAGGCCGAAACAAGAACTTGCCCTCTATGATTTAAAAAATGATCCCATGGAATCAAAAAATGTGATCTCAAACTCGCCTGAACTAACTGACGAATTACGACAGGCTGCTGAAAGCTACAAAAAGAAGTTCCACTAA
- a CDS encoding type II secretion system protein has translation MKTNKFTLIELLVVVAIIGILASLLLPSLGKARKKGQVAVCTSNLRQINTAAFLYQDDSEGYYPAGSYANGVSWDDMLSSYDGRNLTDAQMKAGGIYGPSASDLPGGEESSPLYRCPLDDRSAVQNRVLRTYSHTQAWYGQQWDNVYDKGAGIIGARWDIFLPFSRSITDISNPSETIAFTELADEDQTASNDNNHLRSSLGVSWTWTGIRADKQEIAVLSHHPNNKYNYAMTDGSVKSMTILQSLVKGDGSIATSSNVFGSKWDATK, from the coding sequence ATGAAAACAAATAAATTCACTCTCATTGAGCTCTTAGTTGTCGTTGCCATTATCGGTATTCTCGCGTCCTTGCTCTTACCTTCTTTAGGAAAAGCAAGAAAAAAAGGCCAAGTTGCCGTCTGCACCAGTAATTTGCGTCAAATCAATACGGCAGCTTTTCTATATCAGGATGACAGTGAGGGCTACTATCCTGCTGGTAGCTATGCCAATGGAGTTAGCTGGGATGACATGCTCAGTTCCTATGATGGACGTAACCTTACAGACGCGCAAATGAAAGCAGGCGGGATTTATGGTCCATCCGCTAGTGATCTTCCAGGAGGTGAAGAAAGTTCTCCTCTCTATCGTTGTCCTTTAGATGACAGATCAGCTGTTCAAAATCGTGTTTTAAGAACTTATTCCCATACTCAAGCATGGTATGGTCAGCAGTGGGATAATGTTTATGATAAAGGTGCTGGAATAATTGGAGCTAGATGGGATATTTTTCTTCCATTCTCTCGTTCAATAACAGACATTTCTAATCCTTCCGAAACTATTGCATTTACAGAATTAGCAGATGAAGATCAGACCGCTAGCAATGATAATAACCACCTCCGCTCTAGTCTAGGTGTCTCTTGGACTTGGACTGGTATACGTGCTGACAAACAGGAAATAGCAGTCTTATCTCATCACCCCAATAATAAATATAATTATGCTATGACTGATGGTAGTGTAAAATCAATGACTATCCTACAATCGTTAGTGAAAGGCGATGGTTCGATAGCAACTTCTTCTAATGTTTTTGGAAGTAAATGGGATGCCACAAAATAA
- a CDS encoding type II secretion system protein: MKCFTLTDMLIVMAILTVLMSLFVSSVEINQEKADLRICSENLHQIYRLQEQYLMDSDGMYPSAYVNRGKGKTWDMALDFYGDVESKDIYACPSDADINDRTRSYALNDGGRGSWASEILERMRGLGNEKGLSNHQSVVRKPDQFIAFAELPGTKSLRANKSHAGTHALDTYQGAGVHGEADKIMTVMSCGHTEFMSAENAAERQKH, from the coding sequence ATGAAGTGTTTTACTTTGACAGATATGTTGATAGTTATGGCAATTTTAACAGTACTCATGAGTTTGTTTGTAAGTTCTGTTGAGATAAATCAAGAGAAAGCAGATTTGAGAATTTGTAGTGAGAATCTACATCAAATTTACAGGTTACAGGAACAATACCTAATGGACTCTGATGGAATGTATCCCTCTGCATATGTAAATAGGGGCAAAGGGAAAACTTGGGATATGGCCTTGGACTTCTATGGAGATGTGGAATCAAAGGATATATACGCGTGCCCCTCTGATGCTGATATAAATGATCGTACGAGATCCTATGCCCTAAATGATGGAGGTCGGGGGAGTTGGGCGAGTGAAATACTTGAAAGGATGAGAGGGCTTGGTAATGAAAAAGGCCTCAGTAATCATCAATCTGTAGTGCGCAAGCCAGATCAGTTTATCGCTTTTGCAGAGCTACCAGGAACTAAAAGTTTACGCGCAAATAAATCTCATGCAGGTACTCATGCGCTTGATACTTATCAAGGAGCGGGAGTTCATGGTGAAGCGGATAAAATCATGACCGTTATGTCCTGTGGACATACAGAGTTTATGAGTGCAGAAAATGCGGCAGAGAGACAGAAGCACTAA
- a CDS encoding DUF7133 domain-containing protein produces the protein MRKISSLILLPSLLLAANEPAKTPDLYQKVKSLSPQESMKTIQVPKGYKLQLVASEPMISEPVDCVWDANGDMYVIEMKTYMQDADATGQFDKTSRVMKLTDTNGDGTMDKSTVFADGLMLPRMILPLDDRILICETNTLDIYSYRDTNGDGKSDEKKIWAKGGARGGNLEHQPSGLVWNLDNWICMTKSGDAFKVDDGKVVKQNRGFINTQWGLDHDDDGHIASGFSGAEKSFQFFQTPTIYGMPSYPNELEKDFNTVWPIDDIPDTQGGRRRLRENNTLNHMTAACGHGVYRGELMPEFYGNYLVAEPVGRLIRMAKVDQSQGFRQLQNVYPKSEFIRSTDANFRPVNLKTGPDGALYIVDMYRGIIQEGNWTKKGSYLRGIIDQYGFAKNKQMGRIYRLVPEDFQAKFTRPEMLKKDSTALIPYLDHKNGWMRSTARKILILRNDKSITPALMKALTQAKSTQGKIEILWTLEGLKSLDAKFVIPLIHSSDARLASNALRVSEPWLQASHKQVLAAYQHILDKPSSSILLGQAFLSMKKFGPGHISGPYLQKIAEKYKNDKVLKHHLAQWDRDKAAHKKRMDQINALKGKGPVFEKIMKAGETHYKTLCFACHGSEGQGTPMAGTNITLAPPLKASPRVLGNKDKLIKITLHGLMGPVDGKTYPGAMESLAAHNDKYLSQVLTYIRNSWGNTAEMINEKEVKSTRKRNRKRNKPWTLEELKKK, from the coding sequence GTGCGAAAAATCTCATCTTTAATTTTATTACCAAGCCTACTTCTAGCCGCAAATGAGCCCGCTAAAACTCCCGATCTTTATCAAAAAGTAAAGAGTTTGAGCCCTCAAGAAAGCATGAAAACCATCCAAGTCCCCAAGGGCTACAAACTTCAACTCGTGGCTTCTGAGCCGATGATTAGTGAGCCCGTGGATTGTGTCTGGGATGCTAATGGCGATATGTATGTCATTGAGATGAAAACTTATATGCAGGATGCCGATGCTACCGGTCAGTTCGATAAGACGAGTCGTGTCATGAAGCTGACTGACACTAATGGTGATGGCACAATGGACAAATCTACTGTTTTTGCCGACGGCCTCATGCTTCCTCGCATGATTCTTCCTTTAGATGATCGTATTCTGATCTGCGAAACTAATACGCTTGATATCTATTCCTACCGCGACACCAATGGTGATGGCAAATCCGATGAAAAGAAGATTTGGGCGAAAGGTGGTGCTAGAGGTGGGAATCTTGAACATCAACCCAGTGGTTTGGTTTGGAATTTAGACAACTGGATCTGCATGACTAAAAGTGGGGATGCCTTTAAAGTGGACGATGGTAAAGTCGTCAAGCAGAATCGTGGCTTCATCAATACCCAGTGGGGCTTAGATCATGATGATGACGGTCATATTGCCAGCGGTTTTTCCGGTGCTGAAAAGAGTTTTCAATTTTTTCAAACACCTACCATTTATGGCATGCCTAGCTACCCAAATGAATTGGAAAAAGACTTTAATACAGTTTGGCCTATTGATGATATCCCTGATACCCAAGGTGGTAGACGTCGTCTCAGAGAAAACAATACTTTGAATCACATGACCGCAGCTTGCGGCCATGGTGTCTATCGAGGCGAACTCATGCCCGAATTTTACGGCAATTATCTTGTGGCCGAACCCGTGGGACGCCTTATTCGCATGGCTAAAGTCGATCAAAGCCAAGGCTTTCGTCAATTGCAGAATGTTTACCCAAAATCAGAATTCATTCGCTCTACTGATGCCAACTTTCGTCCTGTCAATTTAAAAACTGGCCCCGATGGAGCTCTCTACATCGTGGATATGTATCGCGGTATTATTCAAGAAGGAAATTGGACCAAGAAAGGATCTTACCTCCGTGGTATTATCGACCAGTATGGCTTTGCAAAAAATAAACAGATGGGACGTATCTATCGCTTAGTCCCCGAAGACTTTCAGGCCAAATTCACACGCCCTGAAATGCTAAAAAAGGATTCTACTGCTTTAATTCCTTATTTAGATCATAAAAATGGCTGGATGAGAAGCACAGCAAGAAAAATTCTTATTCTAAGAAATGATAAAAGCATCACGCCAGCCCTCATGAAAGCGCTGACTCAAGCAAAAAGTACTCAAGGGAAAATCGAAATTTTATGGACTCTAGAAGGCCTTAAATCTCTTGATGCCAAATTTGTCATTCCTCTTATCCACTCTTCCGATGCCAGACTCGCAAGCAATGCCTTACGAGTTTCTGAACCTTGGCTACAGGCGAGTCACAAGCAAGTCCTCGCGGCCTATCAACACATCTTAGATAAACCCTCTTCATCAATCCTTCTGGGACAAGCCTTCCTTAGTATGAAAAAATTTGGACCAGGTCATATTTCTGGCCCCTACCTCCAAAAAATCGCTGAGAAATACAAAAATGATAAAGTACTAAAACACCACTTAGCTCAATGGGATCGCGATAAAGCCGCTCATAAAAAACGCATGGATCAGATAAATGCTCTTAAAGGCAAAGGGCCCGTGTTTGAAAAAATCATGAAAGCGGGTGAAACACATTACAAAACACTCTGCTTTGCCTGTCATGGCTCCGAAGGTCAAGGAACCCCCATGGCTGGAACAAATATAACTCTTGCTCCTCCACTTAAAGCTTCTCCACGTGTTCTTGGCAATAAGGATAAACTTATTAAAATAACCTTGCATGGACTCATGGGCCCTGTAGATGGAAAAACTTATCCTGGCGCAATGGAATCACTCGCAGCTCATAATGACAAGTACCTCTCCCAAGTTTTAACCTACATCCGAAATTCTTGGGGCAATACAGCCGAAATGATCAATGAGAAAGAAGTTAAATCGACCCGTAAACGCAATAGAAAACGCAATAAACCTTGGACTTTGGAAGAACTTAAGAAAAAATAA